Proteins encoded by one window of Bradyrhizobium sp. B097:
- a CDS encoding RidA family protein, which translates to MSIQRFETGPRMSQAVVHGNTVYLAGVVAGKAAGGSVTDQTKDILSIIDGHLAKAGTDKSKLLSATIYITDMKTFPEMNAAWDSWVSEGNTPARATVEAKLAAPQYNVEIMVVAAK; encoded by the coding sequence ATGAGCATTCAGCGTTTCGAAACCGGCCCGCGCATGAGCCAGGCCGTCGTGCACGGCAACACCGTCTATCTCGCCGGCGTCGTCGCCGGCAAAGCGGCGGGCGGCAGCGTCACCGACCAGACCAAGGACATCCTGTCGATCATCGACGGCCACCTCGCCAAGGCCGGCACCGACAAGTCGAAGCTGCTCAGCGCGACCATCTACATCACCGACATGAAGACGTTCCCCGAGATGAACGCGGCGTGGGACTCGTGGGTCTCGGAGGGTAACACCCCGGCCCGCGCCACCGTCGAGGCCAAGCTCGCGGCGCCGCAGTACAATGTCGAGATCATGGTCGTCGCGGCGAAGTAG